In a genomic window of Streptomyces katrae:
- a CDS encoding FAD-dependent monooxygenase, with translation MRRGAVDVLVVGAGPVGLTAAVELRRRGVSCRIVDRLPARLPYAKAVGIQPRTLELWDRAGMIGDVLDAAVPLRGQLVHVDGEEREPLRLALPPEVPYGFAALPQYETERILEARLARFGTGIERETELVSFTQDADGVSVLLTGRGGGEELRTRYLVGCDGAHSTVRKQLGLGFEGGAFPEEYMLADVEADWDLPYGYTLRAVHHGTDGKVDDLLVAIPLPGPGRYRMSMLVPPELSVSAAPAAGDGVAHGLEGSRAPALADIQAVLDRMAPRPVTVSAMRWSSVFRISHRIVDRYAAGRVFVAGDAAHIHPPTGAQGMNTGIQDAWNLAWKLALAVGGSAHPGLPASYDAERRPVGEEVVGRTVRHARQDLGAGDRQTTALLREAQLLVGYPDSPVVVRPSPGEADGTGPGPGERAPDCGGLAGEVPAYPLRLFDLLRDREHVLLVYTDGAWDAYVPGLAALTGGSPAGRLTAYAVLTEGGTAPAGATPMPVYRDARGEFALRYGVRAPTAFVVRPDGYLGARLCPPAAEGLAGYLAGVFA, from the coding sequence ATGCGACGCGGAGCGGTGGACGTGCTGGTCGTGGGCGCGGGCCCGGTGGGGCTGACGGCGGCGGTGGAACTGAGACGGCGCGGGGTGTCCTGCCGGATCGTGGACCGGCTGCCGGCCCGGCTGCCGTACGCGAAGGCCGTCGGGATCCAGCCACGCACGCTGGAGCTGTGGGACCGGGCGGGGATGATCGGGGACGTCCTGGACGCGGCGGTCCCGCTGCGCGGCCAGCTGGTCCACGTCGACGGGGAGGAGCGGGAGCCGCTGCGGCTGGCACTGCCGCCCGAGGTGCCGTACGGGTTCGCCGCGCTGCCGCAGTACGAGACGGAGCGGATCCTGGAGGCCCGCCTGGCCCGGTTCGGCACCGGCATCGAGCGGGAGACCGAACTGGTGTCCTTCACCCAGGACGCGGACGGGGTGAGCGTCCTGCTGACGGGACGGGGCGGCGGCGAGGAGCTGCGGACCCGGTATCTGGTGGGGTGTGACGGGGCTCACAGCACGGTCCGCAAGCAGCTGGGGCTGGGCTTCGAGGGCGGGGCCTTCCCCGAGGAGTACATGCTGGCCGACGTGGAGGCCGACTGGGACCTCCCGTACGGGTACACCCTGCGGGCCGTGCACCACGGCACCGACGGGAAGGTCGACGACCTGCTGGTCGCCATCCCGCTGCCCGGCCCCGGCCGGTACCGGATGTCCATGCTGGTGCCGCCGGAGCTCTCCGTTTCCGCCGCGCCGGCGGCCGGCGACGGGGTGGCGCACGGGCTGGAGGGCTCCCGGGCCCCCGCCCTCGCCGACATCCAGGCGGTCCTGGACCGGATGGCGCCCCGCCCGGTGACGGTGTCGGCCATGCGCTGGTCCTCGGTGTTCCGGATCAGCCACCGGATCGTGGACCGGTACGCGGCGGGCCGGGTCTTCGTCGCCGGGGACGCGGCGCACATCCATCCGCCGACCGGCGCGCAGGGGATGAACACCGGTATCCAGGACGCCTGGAACCTGGCCTGGAAGCTCGCGCTCGCCGTCGGCGGCTCCGCGCACCCCGGGCTGCCGGCCAGCTACGACGCCGAGCGGCGCCCGGTCGGCGAGGAGGTCGTCGGCCGGACGGTGCGCCACGCCCGGCAGGACCTCGGGGCCGGCGACCGGCAGACCACGGCGCTGCTGCGCGAGGCCCAGCTGCTGGTGGGCTATCCCGACAGCCCGGTCGTCGTGCGGCCGTCCCCCGGGGAGGCCGACGGCACCGGGCCGGGGCCCGGGGAACGGGCCCCCGACTGCGGCGGTCTGGCCGGGGAGGTCCCCGCCTATCCGCTGCGGCTCTTCGACCTGCTGAGGGACCGCGAGCACGTGCTGCTGGTGTACACCGACGGCGCGTGGGACGCGTACGTTCCCGGACTCGCCGCACTGACGGGCGGGTCGCCGGCGGGGCGGCTCACGGCGTACGCGGTCCTCACCGAGGGCGGGACCGCGCCCGCCGGGGCCACGCCGATGCCGGTGTACCGCGACGCGCGCGGGGAGTTCGCCCTGCGCTACGGGGTGCGGGCGCCGACGGCCTTCGTGGTGCGCCCGGACGGATACCTGGGCGCGCGGCTGTGCCCGCCGGCCGCCGAGGGGCTGGCCGGGTACCTCGCGGGGGTCTTCGCCTGA
- a CDS encoding histidine phosphatase family protein, giving the protein MSELLLVRHGETAWSANGRHTGLTDVPLTARGADEALSLAPYFRDRHPALVLTSPLSRAVATAELAGLTDGVPDPDLHEWDYGGYEGITTAEIRRTRPDWSLWTDGVPPGDAAHPGESAAQVGARADRVLARATEVLRAGKGDVVLVAHGHFLRVLTARYLGLPPEAGRLFLLRTGTVSELSTEHGLPVIAGWNTRP; this is encoded by the coding sequence ATGAGTGAACTGCTGCTGGTGAGGCACGGGGAGACGGCGTGGAGCGCCAACGGCCGGCACACCGGACTCACCGACGTCCCACTGACCGCCCGCGGGGCCGACGAAGCCCTCTCGCTGGCCCCCTACTTCCGCGACCGGCACCCCGCCCTGGTCCTGACCAGCCCCCTGAGCCGGGCCGTCGCCACGGCCGAACTGGCCGGACTGACCGACGGGGTCCCCGACCCCGACCTCCACGAGTGGGACTACGGAGGCTACGAGGGCATCACCACCGCCGAGATCCGGCGGACCCGCCCCGACTGGTCGCTGTGGACCGACGGGGTCCCGCCGGGCGACGCCGCGCACCCCGGCGAGAGCGCCGCCCAGGTCGGCGCCCGCGCGGACCGGGTCCTGGCCCGGGCCACGGAGGTGCTGCGCGCCGGCAAGGGGGACGTCGTCCTCGTCGCCCACGGCCACTTCCTGCGCGTCCTGACCGCCCGCTACCTCGGCCTGCCCCCCGAGGCGGGCCGGCTCTTCCTGCTGCGCACCGGCACCGTCAGCGAACTCTCCACCGAACACGGCCTCCCGGTGATCGCGGGCTGGAACACCCGCCCCTGA
- a CDS encoding universal stress protein produces the protein MSVVLGYDESPGAERALRVALEVATAFGEPLVLVYGAAAPGSAGEEYRAHREAVLQAGRSALARAVEAADEAGVPSTVEVMDDKPAQALLAAAELHDARVIIVGTWGDSPIRGALLGSTPHKLLHLSPVPVLCVPTEP, from the coding sequence ATGTCCGTAGTCCTCGGTTACGACGAGTCCCCCGGCGCCGAACGCGCCCTGCGCGTCGCCCTGGAGGTGGCCACCGCCTTCGGGGAGCCCCTGGTCCTCGTCTACGGGGCCGCCGCGCCCGGTTCCGCGGGGGAGGAGTACCGGGCCCACCGCGAGGCCGTCCTCCAGGCCGGCCGCAGCGCCCTCGCGCGGGCCGTGGAGGCCGCCGACGAGGCCGGGGTCCCCTCGACGGTCGAGGTCATGGACGACAAGCCGGCCCAGGCCCTGCTCGCGGCCGCCGAACTCCACGACGCCCGGGTCATCATCGTCGGTACCTGGGGCGACAGCCCGATCCGGGGCGCCCTGCTCGGCTCGACCCCGCACAAGCTCCTGCACCTCTCCCCGGTCCCGGTGCTCTGCGTCCCGACCGAGCCGTAG
- a CDS encoding YoaK family protein produces the protein MSLSGVMDVRACRRLTVLLLVLTWVTGLIEAVSLLALGPVFTAMQTGNVLFLSFGPAHQGHLPALAPGVSLLSFAVGAVCAARLEGAAESRGRHWFVLGLSVEAALITVAAGIGWELAPRYGSPAARHLLTASALAVAMGFRNVTSMRVNLPGVPTTLVTRSMTALLGGSPLGHDSAFGYGTAVWGRRAHAVAAMFTGGLTGGLLVRAGCPVNWLLLPAAVVVLAVAVAYVKQPALHRV, from the coding sequence ATGTCACTGTCGGGCGTCATGGACGTGCGTGCGTGCCGGCGGCTGACCGTGCTGCTGCTGGTGCTGACCTGGGTGACGGGGCTGATCGAGGCGGTCAGTCTGCTGGCGCTGGGACCGGTGTTCACCGCGATGCAGACCGGCAATGTGCTGTTCCTGTCCTTCGGACCGGCGCATCAGGGGCACTTGCCGGCCCTGGCGCCCGGGGTGTCCCTGCTGTCGTTCGCCGTCGGGGCGGTGTGTGCGGCCCGGCTGGAGGGGGCTGCGGAGTCCCGGGGGCGGCACTGGTTCGTGCTGGGGCTGTCGGTCGAGGCGGCGCTGATCACGGTGGCCGCGGGGATCGGCTGGGAGCTGGCGCCCCGTTACGGCTCCCCGGCCGCCCGGCACCTGCTGACGGCTTCCGCCCTCGCGGTGGCGATGGGGTTCCGCAACGTCACGAGCATGCGGGTCAACCTGCCGGGGGTGCCCACCACCCTGGTCACCCGGTCGATGACGGCCCTGCTCGGCGGATCGCCGCTGGGGCACGACAGCGCGTTCGGGTACGGGACGGCGGTGTGGGGGCGGCGGGCGCATGCCGTGGCGGCCATGTTCACGGGCGGGCTGACCGGCGGGCTGCTGGTGCGGGCCGGGTGCCCGGTGAACTGGCTGCTGCTGCCGGCGGCCGTGGTGGTGCTGGCGGTGGCCGTGGCGTACGTGAAACAGCCGGCCCTGCACCGGGTCTGA
- a CDS encoding APC family permease: MDQGDRGRPEDPLPGADSDEDTLQAGAIGFLDALVIGLNSTSPAYSLAAVIGPIVAIAGIYAPGVMLASFVPMLLIAAAFYYLNKVDQDCGTTFSWVTRAMGPWAGWLGGWAITMTGVLVIGSLADVAVHFGLLAAGLDGLAANAVLRQTLTVVVILAMTAICVIGTELSAHFQDILILAQVLFLLVFAVVAIYRVYAGTSTLDAVHPSVAWLNPFGAGGGALTGGLLLGVFIYWGWESAVNLTEEVEDSATAPGKAGIWSTLVLLVTYLSVGFAIVAYAGTKFLAENAGQEEAIFAVLAHEVMGGWDWMVLLAVCTSALASTQTTIIPASRTALSMARRHALPPHLAHIHHRFHTPDVSTWWVAAIAIAWYLAVNQISENALLDSLTALSLLIAFYYALTGLACAVYYRRHLLENAHNLLLIGVGPLVGAGLLAWLLVESIEDMSNPQNSASGVSWFGLGPPLVIGIGIAVVGVLLMCFWRIRDGRFWQERRGVVDPALVHGRRT, translated from the coding sequence ATGGACCAGGGCGACCGCGGCCGGCCGGAGGACCCCCTCCCCGGCGCCGACTCCGACGAGGACACCCTCCAGGCCGGCGCGATCGGCTTCCTGGACGCGCTGGTCATCGGCCTGAACTCGACCTCGCCCGCCTACTCCCTGGCCGCCGTCATCGGCCCGATCGTCGCCATCGCCGGGATCTACGCACCGGGCGTGATGCTGGCCTCGTTCGTGCCGATGCTGCTCATCGCCGCGGCGTTCTACTACCTCAACAAGGTCGACCAGGACTGCGGAACCACCTTCTCCTGGGTGACCCGCGCCATGGGCCCCTGGGCGGGCTGGCTCGGCGGCTGGGCCATCACCATGACCGGCGTCCTCGTCATCGGCTCCCTCGCCGACGTCGCCGTCCACTTCGGGCTGCTCGCCGCCGGCCTCGACGGCCTGGCCGCCAACGCCGTGCTCCGTCAGACCCTCACCGTCGTGGTGATCCTTGCGATGACCGCGATCTGCGTCATCGGCACCGAGCTGTCCGCGCACTTCCAGGACATCCTCATCCTCGCCCAGGTCCTCTTCCTCCTGGTCTTCGCCGTCGTCGCCATCTACCGGGTCTACGCCGGCACCAGCACCCTCGACGCCGTCCACCCCTCCGTCGCCTGGCTCAACCCCTTCGGCGCGGGAGGCGGCGCCCTCACCGGCGGCCTGCTGCTCGGCGTGTTCATCTACTGGGGCTGGGAGTCGGCCGTGAACCTCACCGAGGAGGTCGAGGACTCCGCCACGGCGCCCGGCAAGGCCGGCATCTGGTCCACGCTGGTGCTGCTCGTCACCTACCTGTCCGTCGGCTTCGCCATCGTCGCCTACGCCGGGACCAAGTTCCTCGCCGAGAACGCCGGGCAGGAGGAGGCCATCTTCGCCGTCCTCGCCCACGAGGTGATGGGCGGCTGGGACTGGATGGTGCTCCTCGCCGTCTGCACCTCCGCCCTCGCCTCCACCCAGACCACGATCATCCCGGCCTCCCGCACCGCCCTGTCCATGGCCCGCCGGCACGCCCTGCCCCCGCACCTCGCGCACATCCACCACCGCTTCCACACCCCGGACGTCAGCACCTGGTGGGTGGCCGCCATCGCCATCGCCTGGTACCTCGCCGTCAACCAGATCAGCGAGAACGCCCTCCTCGACTCCCTCACCGCGCTCTCGCTGCTCATCGCCTTCTACTACGCGCTCACCGGCCTGGCCTGCGCCGTCTACTACCGCCGCCACCTGCTGGAGAACGCCCACAACCTCCTCCTCATCGGCGTAGGCCCGCTGGTCGGCGCCGGACTGCTGGCCTGGCTGCTGGTCGAGTCGATCGAGGACATGTCCAACCCGCAGAACTCGGCCAGCGGGGTCTCCTGGTTCGGCCTCGGCCCGCCGCTGGTCATCGGGATCGGCATCGCGGTCGTCGGCGTGCTCCTCATGTGCTTCTGGCGGATCCGCGACGGAAGGTTCTGGCAGGAGCGCCGGGGCGTGGTCGACCCGGCCCTCGTCCACGGCCGCAGGACCTGA